One Amblyomma americanum isolate KBUSLIRL-KWMA chromosome 8, ASM5285725v1, whole genome shotgun sequence DNA window includes the following coding sequences:
- the LOC144102440 gene encoding uncharacterized protein LOC144102440, producing the protein MGHIGYIEPFEETTSDWRSCEERLKAYLSVNDVPVAKKVPAFLSLIGAKTYALLKSLTAPDAPSLREFDSLLKLLSDHLAPQSSVIAERAKFYKRSQRSGGSLQGRTLVATAPTREAHSTRPQRNVFKLKDVWDGSVAETTEIHALCLNKFAIQKALPAVFEEPH; encoded by the exons ATGGGTCACATCGGCTACATTGAACCTTTCGAAGAGACCACGAGCGACTGGCGCTCGTGCGAGGAAAGGTTGAAGGCCTATCTTTCGGTCAACGATGTTCCAGTAGCAAAGAAGGTTCCTGCTTTCCTAAGTCTCATCGGCGCGAAGACCTACGCACTGCTCAAGTCGCTGACGGCACCGGACGCACCGTCGTTACGAGAGTTTGACAGTCTTCTGAAACTCCTGAGCGATCACCTGGCGCCGCAGTCGTCCGTGATCGCAGAGCGTGCGAAATTTTACAAGCGGTCACAGCGAAGCG GTGGGTCACTGCAAGGAAGAACATTGGTAGCAACCGCACCAACACGGGAAGCGCACAGCACGAGACCGCAGCGCAACGTTTTCAAGCTGAAA GATGTATGGGATGGAAGTGTCGCAGAAACCACTGAAATTCACGCTCTGTGCCTGAACAAGTTTGCCATTCAAAAGGCTCTGCCAGCAGTCTTCGAGGAGCCGCACTAA